Proteins from a single region of Corylus avellana chromosome ca11, CavTom2PMs-1.0:
- the LOC132165752 gene encoding probable inactive receptor kinase At5g10020 yields the protein MNLSLLLTTFSLYILSLALLVSSISDLELRSLLEFKKGIQDDPLGKVTTSWDPNGVSREDPNACPKWNGVFCDEVSGNVTGIVLDRLGLYGEVKFHTLTGLQMLKNLSISGNHFTGRVEPVLGTIPTLQHLDLSDNNFYGPIPARMNDLWGLNYLNLSVNKFEGGFPSGIRNLQQLKTLDLHGNQLWGDIAIVLSELRNVEYVDLSYNNFSGGISLSLENISSLANTVHHLNLSHNKLNGGFFKNESIELFRNLKVLDFGDNQISGELPSLGSLLNLRVLRLGSNQLFGSIPEELLESSVLEELDLSGNGFTGSVLGINSTTLNVLNLSSNSLSGSLPIFVKSCVIMDLSRNMINGDISVMQNWVSALQVLDLSSNNLSGNFPNMTSQFDRITTLTLRNNSLVGTLPSTLGSLRSLSLVDLSLNELSGPIPDSFFTSDTLTRLNLSGNQFSGPIPLPGSHASELLVQTPYMQQMEYLDLSGNNLTGALSSDIGEIASLKLLNLAWNGFSGQMPSALNKLNRLEYLDLSHNKFVGEIPDKLPSSLNVFNVSYNELTGKVPENLRRFPTSSFRPGNEKLDIPGGSSGSNSVTDPNSNGGKHHSSKGSIRLAIILASIGAAAMIVFVLVAYHQAHLKEFRGRSGFSDQNTGRDVKFGRFSRSSLFKSQRDVQPPPTSLSFSTDHLLTSNSRALPGQTTQSAEHVLPEGVATSSASLNPNVLDNHHATSGRKSSPGSPLSSSPRFIEVSEQPVLLDVYSPDRLAGELFFLDTSLAFTAEELSRAPAEVLGRSSHGTLYKATLDSGRMLTVKWLRVGLVKHKKEFAREVKRIGSIRHPHLVPLQAYYWGPREQERLLLADYIRGDSLALHLYESTPRRYSPLSFSQRLKVGMDVARCLLFLHDRGLPHGNLKPTNIVLEGPEYNARLTDYGLHRLMTSAGIAEQILNLGALGYCAPELASAVKPVPSFKADVYALGVILMELLTRRSAGDIISGQSGAVDLTDWVRLCDQEGRRMDCIDRDISGGEEPSTAMDELLGISIRCILPVNERPNIRQVLDDLCSISV from the exons ATGAATCTCTCACTCCTTCTCAccactttctctctctacatTCTCTCTCTAGCGCTGCTGGTCAGCTCTATCTCCGACTTGGAGCTTCGATCCCTGCTCGAATTCAAGAAAGGGATCCAGGACGACCCGCTTGGGAAAGTCACGACGTCCTGGGACCCGAACGGGGTCTCGCGTGAGGACCCCAATGCCTGCCCCAAATGGAACGGCGTCTTCTGCGACGAAGTCTCCGGCAATGTTACCGGCATCGTCCTCGACCGCCTTGGCCTGTACGGCGAGGTCAAGTTCCACACTCTCACCGGCCTCCAGATGCTCAAGAATCTCAGCATCTCCGGAAACCACTTCACGGGTCGGGTCGAACCGGTGCTCGGGACCATCCCCACGTTGCAGCATTTGGATCTATCCGATAACAACTTCTACGGGCCGATCCCGGCCCGCATGAACGACTTGTGGGGACTGAATTACCTCAATTTGTCGGTCAACAAGTTCGAAGGCGGGTTTCCGAGCGGAATTCGAAACTTGCAGCAGCTGAAGACGTTGGATTTGCATGGAAACCAGCTCTGGGGTGACATTGCGATTGTGTTATCGGAGTTGAGGAATGTGGAGTATGTGGATTTGAGTTACAACAACTTTTCCGGTGGGATTTCGTTGAGTTTAGAGAATATATCGAGCTTGGCCAACACAGTTCACCATTTGAATTTGTCCCACAACAAATTGAATGGTGGGTTTTTCAAGAATGAATCCATCGAATTGTTCCGGAACTTGAAGGTTTTAGATTTTGGAGATAATCAGATTAGTGGAGAGCTACCTTCTTTGGGGTCGTTGCTGAATTTGCGGGTTTTAAGATTGGGGAGTAATCAGTTGTTCGGGTCAATACCGGAGGAATTACTGGAGAGTTCTGTGTTGGAGGAATTGGATCTTAGTGGCAATGGGTTTACAG GTTCAGTTCTCGGAATTAACTCCACAACTTTGAATGTTTTGAATCTTTCCTCAAATAGTTTATCAGGCTCTTTGCCCATTTTTGTGAAAAGTTGTGTAATAATGGACTTAAGCAGAAATATGATCAATGGTGACATATCCGTTATGCAAAATTGGGTGTCTGCACTACAGGTTCTTGATTTGAGTTCAAACAATCTGTCGGGAAACTTTCCAAACATGACGTCTCAGTTTGATAGAATAACTACTCTTACTCTCAGAAATAATTCCCTAGTTGGTACCTTGCCTTCGACACTGGGGTCCCTTCGTAGCTTGTCCTTAGTTGACCTCAGTTTAAATGAACTCAGTGGGCCAATTCCTGATAGTTTCTTCACTTCAGATACCTTGACAAGACTGAACCTCTCAGGAAATCAATTTTCAGGACCAATTCCTCTTCCAGGTTCACATGCAAGTGAATTATTAGTTCAAACTCCATATATGCAGCAGATGGAGTATCTTGATCTCTCTGGTAATAACTTGACAGGTGCCTTGTCTTCAGACATAGGTGAAATTGCAAGTCTCAAATTACTGAATCTAGCATGGAATGGATTTTCAGGGCAGATGCCAAGTGCACTGAACAAACTCAATAGGCTGGAGTACCTCGATCTATCTCACAACAAATTTGTGGGTGAAATACCTGATAAGCTTCCATCCAGCTTAAATGTATTCAATGTGTCTTATAATGAACTAACTGGCAAAGTTCCTGAAAATTTGAGAAGGTTTCCTACGTCTTCATTTCGTCCTGGAAATGAAAAGCTCGACATTCCTGGTGGCTCTTCGGGATCAAATTCTGTTACAGATCCAAATTCTAATGGAGGGAAGCATCATAGTTCTAAGGGGAGTATTAGGTTAGCAATCATTCTTGCTTCCATTGGTGCTGCTGCgatgattgtttttgttttagtggCTTATCACCAAGCACATCTTAAAGAATTTCGTGGAAGAAGTGGATTTAGTGATCAGAATACAGGGAGAGATGTAAAGTTCGGAAGATTTTCCCGGTCTTCCCTCTTTAAGTCTCAGAGAGATGTTCAACCCCCACCAACTTCCTTGAGTTTTTCGACTGATCACTTGCTGACTTCAAATTCAAGGGCATTACCTGGGCAGACAACTCAATCTGCTGAGCATGTTTTACCTGAGGGAGTAGCCACTAGTTCAGCATCCCTGAATCCTAATGTGCTAGATAATCATCACGCAACATCTGGAAGGAAATCCTCTCCAGGTTCCCCGCTATCTTCCTCACCCCGTTTTATAGAGGTGTCTGAACAACCTGTGTTGTTGGATGTGTATTCACCAGATAGGTTGGCTGGAGAATTGTTCTTCCTGGATACTTCACTGGCATTCACAGCTGAGGAGTTATCTCGTGCTCCGGCAGAAGTACTTGGTAGAAGCAGCCATGGCACCCTGTATAAAGCTACTCTAGATAGTGGACGTATGTTGACTGTGAAGTGGTTACGGGTGGGGCTTGTAAAACATAAGAAAGAATTTGCGAGAGAAGTTAAAAGGATTGGCTCCATAAGGCATCCACACCTTGTTCCATTACAAGCATACTATTGGGGGCCCAGAGAACAAGAGAGGCTTCTTTTAGCGGATTATATACGGGGAGATAGCTTGGCCCTACATCTTTATG AATCCACACCTCGGAGATACTCCCCATTATCATTCAGTCAAAGACTAAAAGTTGGCATGGACGTTGCCCGCTGCCTGTTGTTCCTTCATGATAGAGGCTTGCCACATGGAAACCTGAAACCAACAAATATAGTCTTGGAAGGCCCCGAGTACAATGCTCGCCTTACCGATTATGGTCTTCACCGCCTCATGACGTCAGCTGGCATTGCAGAGCAAATATTAAATCTGGGAGCACTTGGATACTGTGCACCAGAACTTGCTTCTGCAGTTAAACCAGTGCCATCATTCAAGGCAGATGTGTATGCACTTGGGGTGATTCTAATGGAACTGTTAACCAGGAGAAGTGCCGGTGACATAATATCAGGCCAGTCTGGGGCTGTTGACCTTACAGATTGGGTTCGACTATGCGATCAGGAAGGACGGAGAATGGACTGTATTGACAGAGACATTTCAGGTGGGGAAGAGCCTTCCACAGCAATGGATGAATTGCTTGGAATATCAATCAGGTGTATTCTCCCTGTAAATGAGAGGCCTAACATCAGACAAGTCCTCGATGATCTTTGCTCCATATctgtttga